A DNA window from Alicyclobacillus vulcanalis contains the following coding sequences:
- a CDS encoding M20 family metallopeptidase, translating to MVDIAREVDAIRGDLVAWRRHLHEHPELSFQERETAAFIEGEITRIGGLSISRPTETSVVAQLDTGRPGPVLALRADIDALPIEEETGLEFASKRPGVMHACGHDGHTAMLLGACKVLAAHRDELKGKLLFIFQHAEELTPGGAQELVDAGVLDGVDAVIGQHLWQGMESCRIGVRSGELMAAPDTFHIRIIGRGGHAAQPHLTVDPIAIGAEVVLSLQQLASRRVDPFEPFVLSVTKFIGGTADNVIPSEVELCGTVRTFREERRAWAEQAMEAVIRGVTEAHGATYEFRYERGYRPVVNDPALTQFVRAVLEEEFGDLVTDAEPTMGGEDFSAYQTVAPGTFFFTGIRRPDREAYPHHHPRFDIDEDALTVGCRALVALATRYLVRD from the coding sequence TTGGTGGACATCGCGCGTGAAGTGGACGCCATCCGCGGCGATCTCGTCGCATGGCGCCGACATCTGCATGAACATCCGGAACTCAGCTTTCAGGAGCGGGAAACCGCGGCATTCATCGAAGGTGAGATCACTCGCATCGGCGGTTTATCCATCTCTCGGCCGACGGAGACGAGCGTTGTGGCGCAGTTGGATACCGGGCGCCCGGGTCCGGTGCTCGCCTTGCGCGCGGATATCGACGCCCTGCCCATTGAAGAGGAGACCGGACTCGAGTTTGCGTCAAAACGTCCAGGCGTGATGCACGCCTGTGGTCACGACGGGCACACCGCGATGCTCTTAGGGGCGTGCAAAGTGCTCGCGGCTCACCGCGACGAGCTGAAGGGCAAGCTGCTCTTCATCTTTCAGCACGCGGAGGAGTTGACGCCCGGCGGAGCGCAGGAGCTGGTAGACGCCGGCGTGCTCGACGGGGTCGACGCCGTGATCGGCCAACACTTATGGCAGGGCATGGAGAGCTGTCGCATTGGGGTCCGCTCGGGCGAACTCATGGCGGCACCAGACACGTTTCACATCCGCATCATCGGGCGGGGAGGTCACGCGGCGCAACCCCATTTGACCGTCGATCCCATCGCGATTGGCGCCGAGGTCGTCCTCAGCCTGCAGCAGCTGGCGAGCCGCAGAGTCGACCCGTTTGAGCCGTTCGTGCTCAGCGTGACCAAGTTTATCGGCGGAACGGCGGACAACGTCATCCCGAGCGAGGTGGAGCTCTGCGGAACGGTTCGGACCTTCCGCGAGGAGCGGCGGGCGTGGGCGGAACAGGCGATGGAGGCCGTCATTCGCGGCGTGACGGAGGCCCACGGAGCGACCTATGAGTTTCGCTACGAGCGCGGCTACCGCCCTGTGGTGAACGATCCAGCGCTCACGCAGTTTGTTCGCGCGGTGCTCGAAGAGGAGTTTGGCGATCTCGTCACCGACGCGGAGCCGACGATGGGCGGAGAGGACTTTTCCGCATATCAGACTGTGGCGCCAGGCACTTTCTTCTTCACAGGCATACGCCGCCCGGACCGGGAGGCTTATCCTCACCACCACCCGCGTTTTGACATCGACGAGGACGCGCTGACGGTGGGTTGTCGGGCGCTCGTGGCCCTCGCGACCCGATATCTCGTCAGAGACTAG
- the hemQ gene encoding hydrogen peroxide-dependent heme synthase: MPAPHTLDGWYVLHDFRTVKREAWKALDGHTAAAVMRDLRAFIEAELDAARARTASFGAFVIAGGKADLLFVYMRPTLEELNDVKARFESTRFADFTDRAYSYVSVVELGGYLAKPGVDIEQDEALQLRLKPPVPNMRYVCFYPMNKRRVHPDNWYMLDEEERRKHLIVHGQIGRQYAGKVKQIISGSVGLDDWEWGVTLYADDPIHFKKLIYEMRFDESSARFAEFGPFYVGQQVDHEALTQWMMTFHG, encoded by the coding sequence ATGCCTGCACCACACACACTGGACGGCTGGTACGTGTTGCACGACTTCCGAACGGTCAAGCGCGAGGCTTGGAAGGCGTTGGACGGGCATACAGCGGCGGCCGTGATGCGCGACCTGCGCGCGTTCATCGAGGCCGAGCTCGACGCAGCGCGGGCGCGGACGGCGAGCTTTGGTGCCTTCGTCATCGCTGGGGGCAAGGCGGACCTGTTGTTTGTATACATGCGCCCGACGCTTGAGGAACTGAACGATGTCAAAGCGAGGTTCGAGTCTACGCGTTTTGCAGACTTTACCGATCGAGCGTATTCGTACGTCTCCGTGGTGGAACTCGGAGGTTACCTGGCGAAGCCGGGCGTGGATATCGAACAGGACGAAGCGCTTCAGTTGCGGCTCAAGCCGCCCGTGCCGAACATGCGATACGTATGCTTCTACCCGATGAACAAACGCCGCGTCCACCCCGACAACTGGTACATGCTCGACGAGGAGGAGCGTCGCAAGCATCTCATTGTGCACGGCCAAATCGGTCGGCAGTACGCGGGCAAAGTCAAACAAATCATATCGGGCTCGGTCGGCCTGGACGACTGGGAGTGGGGTGTCACGCTGTACGCGGACGATCCCATCCATTTCAAGAAATTGATTTACGAGATGCGGTTTGACGAGTCGAGCGCGCGGTTTGCGGAGTTTGGGCCGTTTTACGTGGGCCAACAGGTGGACCACGAGGCGCTCACGCAGTGGATGATGACGTTTCACGGGTGA
- the spo0A gene encoding sporulation transcription factor Spo0A gives MSMRMKVLLADDHHEFAELLSEFISGQPDMEVCGIAHNGTEVLNLVRDTRPDVLVLDIIMPVLDGLGALERLPEVTDQPPKVIMLTAFGQETVTRRAAELGVSYFILKPFDMPVLVERIRQVMFEAPAPVAASQAIVTTMPAPSPPSRRSIDAQITQIIHEIGVPAHIKGYHYLREAIGLVYEDVEILGSITKVLYPKIAQRFKTTPSRVERAIRHSIEVAWGRGNMEAIRRVFGYTVSASKTKPTNSEFIAMIADRLRMEHRVS, from the coding sequence ATGTCCATGCGTATGAAGGTGCTGCTCGCGGATGACCATCATGAATTCGCCGAACTTCTGAGCGAATTCATTTCGGGACAACCGGATATGGAGGTCTGTGGCATCGCGCACAACGGCACAGAAGTGCTGAACCTGGTGCGCGACACGCGGCCAGACGTCCTGGTGCTCGACATCATCATGCCTGTCTTGGACGGATTGGGTGCGCTCGAGCGTTTGCCCGAGGTGACGGACCAACCGCCCAAGGTCATCATGCTGACCGCGTTTGGCCAGGAGACCGTGACGCGCCGCGCCGCAGAGCTGGGGGTGTCCTACTTCATCCTCAAGCCGTTTGACATGCCGGTGTTGGTCGAGCGCATCCGGCAGGTGATGTTCGAGGCCCCGGCGCCCGTGGCCGCGTCGCAGGCCATTGTCACCACGATGCCTGCGCCGTCTCCGCCGTCCCGCCGTTCCATCGACGCGCAGATCACGCAAATCATTCACGAGATCGGCGTGCCAGCCCACATCAAGGGCTATCATTATCTGCGCGAGGCCATCGGGCTCGTGTACGAGGACGTCGAGATCCTCGGCTCCATCACCAAAGTCCTGTATCCGAAGATCGCGCAGCGGTTTAAAACCACGCCTTCGCGCGTGGAGCGGGCCATTCGTCACTCCATCGAAGTGGCCTGGGGTCGGGGCAACATGGAGGCCATCCGGCGCGTCTTCGGCTATACGGTGTCGGCTTCGAAGACGAAACCCACGAATTCCGAGTTTATCGCCATGATTGCGGACCGGCTGAGAATGGAACATCGCGTCAGTTGA
- the spoIVB gene encoding SpoIVB peptidase: protein MAGWLRALKVAVLVAATALLWIPPVRHLVEMPTTVEMSTDDEIALQSFHPFSIHTWVQPVESPGAVTVTADAGEFAVRDRIFGFIPWRTRVHIEPSERVVVGGQALGIRLMSQGPMVIGYRPAAQGVSLAQAHHIEVGDVILSVDGVPVHTAKDLQAALRQKRAPFKLVVARGDKLREVQIRDAAGVPELGVYVRDKAVGVGTLTFYDPATGRFAALGHLVTDADTGQPIRGQGAVFPAAITGIQAGRIGQPGEKKGVFDGGQREVGEIDENTPYGVFGRMDAAFAQRTSPLAGPIPVALPGQVHTGPAVLYTVLHGQKVEAFQVVIEHTARQMSPSTKSMIIRVTDPHLLDEAGGIVQGMSGSPIVQDGRLVGAVTHVFVSDPVRGYGVYAYWMLHPNRHELTFDPADDERPQAA from the coding sequence ATGGCGGGTTGGCTGCGCGCGCTCAAAGTCGCCGTACTCGTGGCTGCCACAGCGCTTTTATGGATTCCGCCGGTTCGCCACCTGGTGGAGATGCCCACCACGGTCGAAATGTCCACGGACGACGAGATCGCCCTCCAATCGTTTCATCCCTTCTCCATCCACACATGGGTCCAACCCGTCGAATCGCCGGGCGCCGTCACGGTGACCGCTGACGCAGGCGAGTTTGCCGTACGAGATCGGATTTTTGGCTTCATTCCTTGGCGCACGCGGGTGCACATTGAGCCCTCGGAGCGCGTGGTCGTGGGCGGCCAAGCGCTCGGGATTCGCCTGATGTCGCAGGGGCCGATGGTCATTGGTTATCGCCCTGCGGCGCAAGGTGTCAGCTTGGCACAGGCGCATCATATCGAGGTCGGGGACGTGATCCTGTCCGTCGATGGCGTGCCCGTGCATACGGCGAAAGATCTGCAGGCGGCACTGCGGCAGAAGCGCGCTCCGTTCAAACTCGTCGTGGCGCGCGGCGACAAACTCCGCGAAGTTCAGATTCGCGATGCGGCAGGTGTGCCTGAACTCGGCGTCTATGTGCGCGACAAGGCGGTGGGTGTGGGCACGCTCACGTTTTACGATCCGGCCACGGGACGCTTTGCGGCGCTCGGCCATCTGGTGACGGACGCGGACACTGGCCAACCGATTCGCGGACAGGGCGCTGTGTTCCCTGCGGCCATCACGGGGATTCAAGCCGGGCGAATCGGGCAGCCTGGCGAGAAAAAGGGCGTGTTTGACGGGGGACAGCGAGAGGTCGGCGAGATCGACGAAAACACGCCGTACGGCGTCTTTGGCCGCATGGATGCCGCCTTTGCGCAGCGCACCTCGCCGCTTGCGGGCCCGATCCCGGTGGCGTTGCCGGGCCAGGTACATACCGGGCCGGCTGTGCTGTACACGGTGCTGCACGGGCAGAAGGTGGAGGCGTTCCAAGTCGTGATCGAGCACACGGCCAGGCAGATGTCGCCGTCCACGAAGAGCATGATTATTCGCGTGACGGATCCGCACCTGCTCGACGAGGCGGGGGGCATCGTGCAGGGGATGAGCGGCAGCCCCATCGTTCAAGATGGGCGACTGGTCGGCGCTGTGACGCACGTGTTTGTCTCGGATCCCGTTCGGGGCTACGGCGTGTACGCGTACTGGATGCTGCATCCCAACCGGCACGAGTTGACGTTCGATCCGGCCGACGACGAGCGTCCTCAGGCCGCGTGA
- the recN gene encoding DNA repair protein RecN, with protein MLQELYVRNFVLIDELRLQLDRGLHVLTGETGAGKSLVLDATRAILGGRVAAHAGNADPSLVEAVFDIQNSDAAQRLLASWGIDHAGEIVIARTFYANGRTQNRVNGRSVTVQMLRELGHTLVELQDQHESVELMTAAYQRRLLDLYGQHEDLVAACAEAYRAWQDALAEWRSAQVSERERAQQIDLYALQVRELEEARLQPGEEDALREERERLKREQHMAEALQQIAASLDDGATGAIARLHDAWRVASSLSGASRHADEIAKLLETARVHAEEASFTLHRLLSRIAGDPGRLEEIEERLALIRRLSRKYGATTAEMLAHLERARAQLEAWMKHEDRLASLEAEVERREARYRDAAKRLHEARVRAASSLSDAISKSLQRLSMAHALCEIEVAWREHAPSEHGLDEIRFLFRANPGQPLMPLQKVASGGELSRMLLAVKVVIANLERTDTLIFDEIDQGVSGEAALRVAEMLRELGQDKQVICVTHAPQVAAAGHVHYLVVKRADANRATSRVEWLDDASRIEEVARLLGSDLSDETARMHARALLESFRSQST; from the coding sequence ATGCTACAGGAGTTGTACGTGCGCAACTTTGTGTTGATCGACGAGTTGCGCCTCCAACTCGATCGCGGCCTACACGTGCTCACGGGCGAGACCGGCGCGGGAAAGTCGCTCGTCCTCGATGCGACCCGCGCCATTTTGGGCGGGAGAGTCGCCGCGCACGCTGGCAACGCCGATCCCTCGCTTGTGGAAGCGGTATTTGACATTCAGAACAGCGACGCGGCGCAGCGCCTCCTGGCGTCCTGGGGGATCGATCACGCAGGCGAGATCGTCATCGCGCGGACGTTCTACGCGAACGGCCGCACGCAAAACCGCGTGAACGGCCGGTCCGTGACGGTTCAAATGCTGCGGGAGCTCGGCCATACGTTGGTTGAGTTGCAAGATCAACACGAGTCGGTGGAGCTCATGACGGCGGCCTACCAGCGCCGGCTGCTCGATCTGTACGGACAGCACGAGGATCTCGTCGCGGCGTGCGCCGAAGCGTACCGCGCTTGGCAGGACGCGCTTGCCGAGTGGCGCTCTGCCCAGGTGTCGGAGCGCGAGCGCGCCCAGCAAATCGACCTCTACGCACTCCAGGTGCGCGAGTTGGAGGAAGCCAGACTTCAACCGGGGGAAGAGGACGCGCTGCGCGAGGAACGCGAGCGGCTCAAGCGGGAACAGCACATGGCGGAGGCTCTGCAGCAGATCGCGGCTTCGCTCGACGACGGTGCGACGGGAGCCATCGCGAGGCTGCACGACGCCTGGCGCGTCGCGTCGTCCCTGTCCGGGGCCAGCCGGCACGCCGACGAGATCGCCAAGCTCCTCGAGACGGCTCGCGTTCATGCCGAGGAAGCATCGTTCACGCTGCATCGCCTCTTGTCTCGCATCGCGGGCGATCCCGGCCGCCTGGAGGAAATCGAGGAGCGCCTGGCGCTCATCCGCAGGCTTTCGCGCAAGTACGGGGCGACGACAGCCGAGATGCTTGCGCACCTCGAGCGGGCGCGAGCGCAGCTTGAGGCGTGGATGAAGCATGAAGATCGGCTCGCAAGCCTGGAGGCCGAGGTCGAGCGCAGGGAAGCCCGCTACCGTGACGCCGCGAAGCGCCTGCATGAGGCGCGCGTCCGGGCGGCATCGTCGCTGTCGGACGCGATATCCAAGTCTCTGCAGCGGCTGTCGATGGCGCACGCCCTGTGTGAGATCGAGGTCGCGTGGCGCGAGCATGCGCCCAGTGAGCATGGATTGGACGAGATTCGCTTTCTGTTTCGCGCCAATCCGGGTCAGCCCTTGATGCCCTTACAGAAAGTTGCATCTGGGGGCGAACTTTCGCGCATGCTACTCGCAGTCAAGGTCGTGATCGCGAACCTCGAACGCACGGACACGCTGATCTTCGACGAGATCGATCAGGGCGTAAGCGGAGAAGCGGCGCTGCGCGTGGCCGAAATGCTGCGCGAATTAGGGCAGGACAAGCAGGTGATCTGCGTGACCCACGCGCCCCAAGTCGCCGCGGCGGGCCACGTGCACTACCTGGTGGTGAAACGCGCCGACGCGAATCGCGCCACCTCTCGCGTGGAATGGCTGGACGACGCTTCGCGCATTGAGGAAGTCGCCCGCTTGCTCGGCTCCGATTTATCCGATGAGACCGCGAGAATGCATGCCCGCGCGCTTTTGGAAAGCTTCCGAAGCCAGTCCACGTGA
- a CDS encoding NAD(+)/NADH kinase gives MRQIGLLYNVRKQEACSVRADICRQLERTGIRVVDVPIDHDTAIVETHPELKSCELVIVLGGDGTLLGVARQLSPFHVPMFGVNIGHLGFLTESEPSQLEIALERILAGEYNLETRLMLEAFVYRELREVARFTALNDVGVGKGSLARMVTLDVHVDDVYVDTYTGDGLIVATPTGSTAYSLSCGGPIVLPHLQVMVLTPVCPHTLFSRPCVIDASSWVRMSVHARHGDVEIAVDGQQGMRLLPGDEVLVRKAPFQATLVRLPDREFFGVLRSKLHGEPSV, from the coding sequence TTGCGCCAGATAGGCCTGTTGTACAATGTGCGCAAGCAGGAAGCGTGTTCGGTTCGGGCCGACATTTGCCGCCAACTGGAGCGGACGGGGATTCGCGTGGTGGACGTCCCGATTGATCACGACACCGCGATTGTGGAGACGCATCCGGAGCTCAAGTCGTGTGAACTGGTCATTGTCCTTGGGGGCGACGGCACGCTGCTCGGGGTGGCCCGCCAGCTGTCGCCGTTTCACGTGCCGATGTTCGGCGTGAATATTGGACATCTGGGCTTCTTGACGGAGTCGGAACCTTCGCAACTGGAGATAGCGCTCGAGCGCATCCTGGCTGGCGAATATAACCTCGAGACGAGGCTGATGTTGGAAGCGTTTGTGTACCGAGAGCTGCGCGAAGTGGCCCGCTTTACCGCGCTGAACGACGTCGGCGTGGGCAAGGGCTCTCTCGCGCGCATGGTCACGCTCGACGTGCACGTCGACGATGTGTACGTCGACACGTATACCGGCGACGGGCTCATCGTCGCGACGCCGACGGGATCGACCGCGTATTCGCTGTCGTGCGGCGGGCCCATCGTGTTGCCGCACCTGCAGGTCATGGTCCTGACACCCGTCTGCCCGCACACGCTGTTTTCCAGGCCGTGTGTCATTGACGCGTCTTCGTGGGTGCGGATGTCGGTGCACGCTCGCCATGGAGACGTGGAAATCGCAGTCGATGGCCAGCAGGGCATGCGGCTTCTCCCCGGAGACGAGGTGTTGGTGCGCAAGGCTCCCTTTCAGGCGACACTGGTTCGCCTCCCGGATCGCGAGTTTTTTGGCGTTTTGCGGAGCAAGCTCCACGGAGAACCCTCTGTCTGA
- a CDS encoding TlyA family RNA methyltransferase, whose amino-acid sequence MTKTRLDVLLVERGLYPSREAARRAIMAGLVRVAGGRAEKPGMKVEEDAAVEIDRPAREYASRGGLKLERALDAFGISVAGRVAVDVGASTGGFTDCLLQRGAKRVYAVDVGYGQLAWRLRQDPRVCVMERTNFRHVDPAQFDPPPDLAVMDVSFISIRLLFPKLSEVCVPDADIVTLIKPQFEAGRDRVGKGGIVRDPEVHRAVILDILTSIESMGWCCRGLDYSPITGGDGNVEFLGWFRMQADVEETRRWAAAVDRVVEAAWAALKGTDRIGGSG is encoded by the coding sequence ATGACGAAAACGAGGCTGGATGTGCTGTTGGTGGAGCGGGGCTTGTATCCCAGCCGCGAAGCGGCACGCCGCGCCATCATGGCTGGGCTCGTCCGGGTCGCGGGCGGCCGCGCCGAGAAGCCCGGGATGAAGGTGGAGGAAGACGCCGCGGTGGAAATCGACCGCCCGGCGCGCGAGTACGCGTCTCGGGGAGGCCTGAAACTCGAACGCGCGCTGGACGCCTTCGGCATCTCCGTCGCCGGCCGGGTGGCCGTCGACGTCGGCGCGTCGACCGGGGGCTTCACGGATTGTCTTCTCCAGCGGGGCGCCAAGCGGGTGTACGCGGTCGATGTGGGGTACGGCCAGCTCGCGTGGCGGCTGCGCCAAGACCCGCGGGTGTGCGTCATGGAGCGCACCAACTTTCGCCACGTCGATCCGGCGCAGTTTGACCCACCTCCCGATCTCGCCGTCATGGACGTGTCGTTCATCTCCATTCGCCTGCTGTTTCCGAAGCTGTCCGAGGTGTGCGTGCCAGACGCGGACATCGTGACGCTGATCAAGCCCCAGTTCGAGGCAGGGCGCGATCGCGTCGGGAAAGGCGGGATCGTGCGCGATCCAGAGGTACATCGGGCGGTCATCCTGGACATCCTGACAAGTATCGAATCCATGGGTTGGTGCTGCCGCGGGTTGGATTACTCCCCCATCACGGGGGGCGACGGCAACGTCGAGTTTCTCGGCTGGTTCCGCATGCAGGCGGATGTCGAGGAGACGCGGCGCTGGGCGGCGGCGGTCGACCGCGTCGTCGAAGCGGCGTGGGCGGCGCTCAAGGGCACCGACCGGATCGGGGGAAGCGGATGA
- a CDS encoding CNNM metal transporter family protein, translating to MRKTTSKTANYAFALTIAALTLPISAVFDTSTIFLNAASWYVGAAIVVVIVLVGALFDMLGMAAAAARETPFHAMAAERVFGARRAIVIVRNAEKVSSVCSDVIGDIAGVLSGAGALAVSAQVIQAVEAHGWAPEALRIGITAVITSLTVGGKAMGKTIAIHSPTPIILFAARVWESFAVLTGRRDRHRQRKPRRAERGRES from the coding sequence GTGAGGAAGACGACATCCAAAACTGCAAATTACGCCTTTGCGCTGACGATTGCCGCACTGACCTTGCCGATCAGTGCGGTTTTCGATACCTCGACCATTTTTCTCAATGCCGCGAGTTGGTACGTGGGCGCGGCCATCGTCGTCGTGATCGTGCTCGTGGGCGCGCTGTTCGACATGCTCGGAATGGCGGCTGCGGCGGCGCGCGAAACGCCGTTTCACGCCATGGCGGCGGAACGCGTGTTCGGCGCGCGCCGCGCGATTGTCATTGTGCGCAATGCGGAAAAGGTCTCGAGCGTGTGCAGCGATGTCATCGGCGACATCGCAGGGGTCCTGAGCGGCGCGGGCGCCTTGGCGGTGAGCGCTCAGGTGATCCAGGCCGTCGAGGCCCACGGATGGGCGCCTGAGGCGCTGCGCATTGGCATCACGGCCGTGATTACGTCGCTCACGGTGGGTGGCAAGGCGATGGGCAAGACCATCGCCATCCATTCGCCGACGCCGATCATCTTGTTTGCGGCGCGCGTCTGGGAGTCGTTCGCGGTCTTGACCGGGCGGCGGGATCGCCACAGGCAGCGCAAGCCTCGCCGTGCCGAACGGGGGCGGGAATCATGA
- a CDS encoding polyprenyl synthetase family protein has product MDVLQTYLDACKEAVNAFLARLFEPAGLHARLKEAMNYSLMADGKRLRPALVMASAETFGIPRDRVLPAAAAVELIHCYSLIHDDLPCMDDDDLRRGQPTNHVVYGEAMALLAGDALLTEAFHLLARPLEGVPAERQLAMIRTLASRAGVDGMVGGQAVDIERTGGLGTLEDVEFIHLHKTARLIQACVEIGGYFADLDSEVRRALSVYGECLGLAFQMIDDVLDVTASTEQLGKTAGKDVEEGKLTYPRFVGVERTRDLAREVIRRGEQALADAGIESQPLRALQGLVVDRER; this is encoded by the coding sequence GTGGATGTGTTGCAGACGTACCTCGACGCGTGCAAGGAGGCCGTTAACGCTTTCCTCGCACGCCTCTTCGAACCAGCGGGCCTGCACGCTCGTCTCAAGGAGGCGATGAATTACAGCCTGATGGCCGACGGCAAGCGGCTTCGACCGGCGTTGGTGATGGCCTCCGCTGAAACGTTTGGCATCCCGCGCGATCGCGTCCTGCCTGCCGCCGCTGCGGTTGAACTCATCCACTGTTATTCCCTGATTCACGACGATCTTCCGTGCATGGATGACGACGATCTGCGCAGGGGTCAGCCGACCAATCACGTCGTCTACGGCGAAGCCATGGCGCTGTTGGCTGGGGATGCGCTCCTCACCGAGGCGTTTCATCTGCTGGCGCGCCCTCTGGAGGGGGTTCCGGCCGAACGCCAGCTGGCGATGATCCGCACGCTCGCATCCCGGGCGGGCGTGGACGGCATGGTCGGCGGCCAGGCTGTCGACATCGAACGCACGGGCGGCCTGGGGACGTTGGAGGACGTCGAGTTCATTCACCTGCACAAGACGGCCAGGCTCATTCAGGCGTGCGTCGAGATTGGAGGCTATTTTGCCGATCTCGACAGCGAGGTTCGGCGCGCGCTGTCGGTCTACGGCGAGTGCCTCGGGCTTGCGTTCCAGATGATCGACGACGTCTTGGATGTGACGGCGTCCACAGAGCAGCTCGGCAAAACGGCCGGCAAAGACGTGGAAGAGGGAAAGCTCACGTATCCGCGCTTTGTCGGTGTGGAAAGGACGCGCGACCTGGCTCGCGAGGTGATTCGGCGCGGCGAACAGGCGCTTGCGGATGCGGGAATTGAGTCGCAACCCTTGCGCGCGCTGCAGGGGCTCGTGGTCGACAGAGAGCGCTGA
- the xseB gene encoding exodeoxyribonuclease VII small subunit: MEEIQEAGSNNSGWTFEQAIRRLEEIVRQLESGDLPLDASIKAYEESMRLVKFCREQLDKAEFQLEKLGQELGDESVSPS; encoded by the coding sequence GTGGAGGAGATCCAGGAGGCCGGGTCGAACAACTCCGGCTGGACCTTTGAACAGGCGATCCGGCGCTTGGAAGAGATTGTGCGCCAACTCGAGTCAGGGGATCTTCCGCTCGATGCGTCCATCAAGGCGTACGAGGAATCCATGCGGCTCGTGAAGTTCTGCCGCGAACAGCTCGACAAGGCGGAATTTCAGCTCGAAAAGCTCGGCCAGGAACTTGGTGACGAATCCGTTTCGCCGTCCTGA
- the xseA gene encoding exodeoxyribonuclease VII large subunit, producing the protein MNALTRAAAEAEVVLTVTELNRRIKERLESDPRLTQCRVAGEISNFKHHPSGHMYFTLKDETSRIRAVMFSSRNRRLQFRPEDGMRVIAFGAVGVFERDGQYQLYVEDLEPDGLGALYVRFEQLRQRLAQEGLFAEARKRPLPRFPRRVGVVTSPTGAVIRDICTTIERRFPLARVILAPAQVQGPDAAPTIVRALEILYALEPRVDVIIVGRGGGSLEELWPFNEEMVVRAVARSPIPVVSAVGHETDVTLCDFAADVRAATPTAAAELVCPHQAELRAYLDQASARARKGAWMKVAWGKERLEAFERRPALRDPARMIAGRRQLVDYFEARVREAQRRPVVMRRRALTDLERRLQRVQLSGAIQGRRRDLMRLEHQARSSVERQLLVAGRHLEGVIGKLEALNPLAVLRRGYGVILDEDGQSVITSARCLAPGKRIGIRMHDGTVEAEVKGRGGDPGGRVEQLRLDL; encoded by the coding sequence ATGAACGCACTGACGCGCGCGGCGGCAGAAGCGGAGGTTGTGCTGACCGTCACCGAGCTCAACCGGCGCATCAAGGAGCGCCTGGAGTCGGATCCCAGGCTTACTCAGTGCCGGGTGGCAGGGGAGATATCGAACTTCAAGCACCACCCGAGTGGCCACATGTACTTTACCCTCAAGGACGAGACGAGCCGCATTCGCGCAGTGATGTTCAGCAGCCGCAACCGCCGCCTCCAGTTTCGGCCCGAAGACGGGATGAGGGTGATTGCGTTCGGTGCCGTCGGGGTTTTCGAACGCGATGGACAGTATCAGCTTTACGTTGAGGATCTCGAGCCCGATGGCCTTGGGGCCTTGTACGTGCGGTTTGAGCAGCTTCGCCAAAGGCTGGCCCAGGAAGGGCTTTTTGCCGAGGCCCGCAAGCGGCCGCTGCCGCGCTTTCCGCGGCGCGTGGGCGTGGTCACGAGCCCGACGGGCGCTGTGATTCGCGACATCTGTACCACCATCGAGCGCCGGTTCCCGCTCGCTCGAGTCATTCTCGCGCCGGCGCAGGTGCAAGGCCCCGACGCGGCGCCGACGATCGTGCGGGCGCTGGAGATCCTGTACGCGCTCGAGCCTCGAGTCGACGTGATCATCGTCGGCCGGGGCGGAGGATCGCTCGAGGAGCTCTGGCCGTTCAACGAGGAGATGGTGGTGCGGGCGGTGGCGCGATCGCCCATCCCTGTGGTGTCGGCCGTCGGACATGAGACGGATGTGACGTTGTGCGACTTCGCCGCGGACGTGCGGGCTGCCACCCCGACGGCGGCGGCTGAACTCGTCTGCCCGCATCAGGCTGAACTCCGTGCGTACCTGGACCAGGCGTCGGCGAGGGCGCGCAAGGGGGCTTGGATGAAAGTGGCGTGGGGCAAGGAGCGCCTGGAGGCGTTCGAGCGACGGCCCGCCCTGCGCGATCCGGCGAGGATGATCGCCGGCAGGCGACAGCTGGTGGACTATTTCGAAGCGCGGGTGCGCGAAGCACAGCGCCGCCCCGTCGTGATGCGCCGGCGCGCGCTGACGGACCTGGAGCGAAGACTGCAGCGCGTGCAGCTTTCGGGCGCCATTCAGGGCCGTCGGCGCGACTTGATGCGCCTCGAACACCAGGCCCGCTCCTCGGTGGAGCGGCAGTTGCTTGTGGCAGGCCGACATCTGGAGGGCGTGATCGGCAAGCTCGAGGCGTTGAATCCGTTGGCCGTGCTGCGGCGCGGGTACGGGGTCATTCTCGACGAGGACGGGCAAAGCGTCATCACGTCGGCTCGATGCCTCGCCCCGGGGAAGCGCATCGGCATCCGAATGCACGATGGAACCGTGGAAGCGGAGGTGAAGGGGCGTGGAGGAGATCCAGGAGGCCGGGTCGAACAACTCCGGCTGGACCTTTGA